TAGGTCCTTTAAACCATTATATATAAAGCTACTAATTTCCTTATCAGCATTTGTCACGGGAGAATTATCATCTTTATAAGAAACTATTAACCCTAAATCTCTTCTAATTAGAGCAATCCCACCAGCTTCAGTAATTAAATTTTTTAAAGACTTAATTAAATTAAGCATCATTTATTATTCATCATTTGCTATTTGTTATAAATTGTTTAGCATCATCATCTTCTAACCACTTTCCTGTTTTTAATAATATTTCCTGTTGAAATTTCACTATATCCTCCTGTGGAGTGCCTTGTAATTCTGTAACGGCTAAATATTCTACCCCATAACAATCTAGATCAATTGTTCTTAGAAAATTATCTATGTTATCTAATTCACTTTTTTTATTCTCAAAGATTATAATGTTATTAGGTAAAATATTTGTGATACTCATAAACTCACGTAGTGCCTGAGCTTTATTTAGATAGTCAGTAAATATTATACCTTTATGAAAAATTGGTGACCTTTTATCAGTTTCATCAAATTTTAATATTTCTTTATTATTAACTTTATCAGTAAATTTAATACCGAGGCTACTTAGCTGCTCATATTGCCATTCCTCATAATTTTTAATCAGTCTACATGCTGGGTTAATTTTAGTAAACCCAAAAACCAAAGCCCCTGAACTTTTCAGTTTATCGATAAATTTTGGCCAACTAGCTTCTACTAACATAACTTGTCTTTGCAATAGCAACTTAGCAATTATCTCATCCATATTAGAATGATATTTTGCCAAACTTGCCAGCTCTTCAACAAACCCTCTATAAGGATTAGCATAACGAAACATCTTAGACTTAGGCGTAACTATTGTATCATCAATATTGATTAGCACTAAGCTATATGCATCAATTTTTTCAAGTAAATTTTTTACCGTAACAGAATCTATAGAATAAGTGGGAATAATTATTGCATAACTTGTATATGGTAACATGATTAAAATTAACAATAATTTTAATAAAAAGTTATTTTTTATTATCATACGGATTTACACTCTCTTGATTCTTAACTTTGATTTTGCCATTGCTTCTTTTTACTGCATTTACCTTATTAACCAATTCATTAAGTGATTTTTTTAAATCACGAGAATTGAATAGTGATTCTTTTTGGTCAGATAATTTATAATTATAACCAATAAACATCACATTATCGTCATAATTTCTTAGTTGACTTTCCATTGCGGTCAACTCATTGGAATTTCCATCAACCATTATTAAAACTTTTGGCATAAACTTCACTTCTATTAAAAAATTTAATATCAACTGAAATGAAGCATTATTATTACTACTCAATATACCCTGATAAAACGTCGGATAAGTATTATCAAAAGGCTTCATATCATTAAAAATAAGATAATTATGTTGTGGGAAACTATTGGACAAATCAATATTAAATTTCTTTAAATACTCAGCCTCCCATATTTCTAGCTTCTTTATATTGTTAAAGTTACCAGTTAAACCATGATCACTCACAATTACGGGGCTACCTTTATCCATTATATTCTTTATAAAATTAGGCAAATTGACATCTAATAACTCATTTTTATACTCTGTAAGCAGTATTGTATCAAAATAAGTATCCTTTGATGGTCTAACTGATTTGAATATTTCCTGTAGCTTAGATAATTCATTTTTATTCAATTGGATAATTGGGGGGAAAAATGATTTGAATATAACTTTTTCTCTACCCAAAACCATTAAGATATCTTTAGGGGAATAATTATTGCATAATTCTTCATAGTCCTTATTTATTTGGTCTAAACTATCAGTATCAACAATCTTACCATTTGCTATTAAAGGCAATAGTAATATTATGTAAGCAATGAGTGTATATGTTTTAAATTTAATCCTTCTAATTAGCATAGAAATTGCCCTTATTTTTTGTTTATAGCAAAAGTAGTTGCCCTACATTTTTTGTGTAATCGCACCTACAGACACCACAATCGTCATTGCGAGGAGCTGCGACAGCAGCGACGTGGCAATCTTTATGCAGTATTACGCCTTACTTCAGTAGATCGCCACGGCACCTAAAGGTGCCTCGCGATGACGATTATACAAAAAATGTAGGGTACTATGGTCTAGCATGCTCACCATTCAT
Above is a genomic segment from Candidatus Tisiphia endosymbiont of Nedyus quadrimaculatus containing:
- a CDS encoding DUF2608 domain-containing protein, with the translated sequence MIIKNNFLLKLLLILIMLPYTSYAIIIPTYSIDSVTVKNLLEKIDAYSLVLINIDDTIVTPKSKMFRYANPYRGFVEELASLAKYHSNMDEIIAKLLLQRQVMLVEASWPKFIDKLKSSGALVFGFTKINPACRLIKNYEEWQYEQLSSLGIKFTDKVNNKEILKFDETDKRSPIFHKGIIFTDYLNKAQALREFMSITNILPNNIIIFENKKSELDNIDNFLRTIDLDCYGVEYLAVTELQGTPQEDIVKFQQEILLKTGKWLEDDDAKQFITNSK
- a CDS encoding DUF2608 domain-containing protein, coding for MLIRRIKFKTYTLIAYIILLLPLIANGKIVDTDSLDQINKDYEELCNNYSPKDILMVLGREKVIFKSFFPPIIQLNKNELSKLQEIFKSVRPSKDTYFDTILLTEYKNELLDVNLPNFIKNIMDKGSPVIVSDHGLTGNFNNIKKLEIWEAEYLKKFNIDLSNSFPQHNYLIFNDMKPFDNTYPTFYQGILSSNNNASFQLILNFLIEVKFMPKVLIMVDGNSNELTAMESQLRNYDDNVMFIGYNYKLSDQKESLFNSRDLKKSLNELVNKVNAVKRSNGKIKVKNQESVNPYDNKK